TAGGACagacaaaatttattaatttatagaaattattaatttatcgagtattaatttatagagattctaCTGTGATTAGATAAATAGCGctacttgaaaaaaaaacatgtaaaagagtaatttgaatatttttggttCGAGGAAGCATGTAGAAGCCACACATAGCAGTCTGTGATCTCTAGAATTCACTTTTCATACTTTTAAACTTatgtttaaggaaaaaaaacttatatttaagaaatatgatttatcaaaaataaatataaatacaaattttactTCGGTAAATGTTTGtgttcatgtattttttttcattcctaGTATCATAGGTGGTAAATTCAGAAAGAATTAATTTCTTGCTGTCAGTAATTTAATGGAAAAAATAATGTTAGTTCAACTAATTTCACCTCTCTTTTTTACACAAATATTCAAACAGATTTTTCCTATTGATTTCTTTCATTGATAAAATTTGAAACTACAATGGcccaaatattaaatttaatcatTGTTAGAAAATTTGATCCCggttttacaaaaagaaaatattttttgtgaatgACCTATAAGATTTACATTTTGATACtataagattatatatttagagCATTCGATGCAATACTAGCACTTCTTACATCAATCATGAATTAATAAAAGGTACCAAATCAATCCGGATTGGACTCGTACATTGAACTTCCTGATGCGTAATAGACTGCCAAAGATGGATTCAACATTATTGAAATGGCTTTCCAAGCAACAATTTACTGGATATGGAGACAAGTCTGGCTCATACGATCCGCTCAGAGATTCATCACCGGCTATTTGTCTTACGACAAAGACGCAACGAAaatgcaagaaaaaaaattattcacagGTGGATACATGTAACGAGCTAACCGCGGAAGATGTAACGAGCTAACCGCGGAAGATGATGGATGTCAAGCtctttttttctaatatcaatgttttgtttaaatctgTTTCTAGCTAAAATTCTAATAGGAGCAAGATTTTAAACTCTTTTAGTTTATAATGTTTAAAGCCAAATTAAAGtatgtaaacttttttttggttgataaatgaatttaacagtttagcaaaaatatatcaaatctagccttttatgcaaaaaaaataaatatatcaaatctCTTTGTATCAAACGaaaatataaagaatatttttctaattcctacaaattatatatagctTTACTTTTTTTGAACCCAAGTAAAACTCCAAAACATGAATATTTAAGACCATGATCAATGAGGTTTTTTAGAGAGGATATCTTAGTGTAATTAAGGAGGGTATCTTAGTGTAATTAAGAAAAACTGAAATGACAATTGTGTGTTTAGAATCTTTAGataaatttcttttaattttaaaagtatttgagaAGAGCGTGAAAAACACCAAGCACTGGTGGGAAGGGGCGTGAAAGAACAAATAGTACAAGAAAAAGCCAACAACCAATTATAAATGGCGGCAAATCCTAGTTACTTTATAGCTGTAAATGGGTGAAGATATTTTTAGCAGAAGGAAAATGATAGTAAGATTTTAGCTAACATATTACTAGTATTCTTAACAGATGTTTTCCTCCTAGTGAGTTATGCagatagaaataaatatttaacttcctaaataatatttattcttTACTAATTACGTTTATTTGTTTCCTTGTTTAGGAAACAAAACAATGCCAGTACAATGTATCCAAACTATGAACATagcattttattaaaattttctataatttgGTAACAGTTGGAGACTAATTTAAGTAAAAGACTTTTAGTACATGGCAGTTGAGATATAGAGTCCAGAAAGACGCAATCACCCTCAAGAATCGTCATTATTTACTTATACACGTCGGTCAAAGCTACTGAAGTGGTAACAGCTAGTAAAACAGagttttacatataaaaaacaAGTTGCGAAGaagttatttgtttttattattataaaatttactgataaaagtaaaatttctataagaaaaagaaaacaggaCCGGGTATCTTGGGTATCACGTGATATGAATCGCGAAGTTCAAGACTGATAACCACGCGCTGACTCAGCACATACAATAAGCAACAACAAGAGGCCAAATATCTAATATCGACATGTGTTACCATGCAACTTGCTCTTATGAATGCGACTAACCGTAATTTAAACTTTGTATTCCTAAAATACCCCTACATTTAAGTGAATAATATCTGAAAATGCCACTGGTGGaacatacataaataaaaaaataaaacaatacattttattattaaaataatcacAGTTTAGATTCTCTCTCTCCTAACAATGGCTATAAATGAGAATGTTAAGAGTGAGCTTGAGAAGTCTGCCACTGCGTTtccaaaacacgttttctctCTTTcaccagaaaaaaaataaaaatcttcgatattttctcacttttttttttttaaaattaaattctcGTGATAAATCCTTCACAAGTTTTATTTTCTAGTTTTGATTCTCTCGAAATCTCTTCCTAATAAACCGATAAACTTCCCTTGATTCTCAAGTTTATCATCCTTttataaaccaattttttttttttcattttgatgcAAATATCGAGAgagaaaaataattatgaatatGATGGATGAGGAGTTACACGAGTACATGGACTTTCGACCATTGAAGTACTCTGAGCACAAAACATCAGTCACCAAATACACCAAAACGTCACCGGAAACTCGACCTGACTCAGTTAAAATCGTTCGCGTCTCCGTAACCGATCCTTACGCGACCGACTCATCAagcgacgaagaagaagaaggcttcCTCTTTCCTCGCCGGCGAGTCAGGAGGTTCGTTAACGAGATCAAAGTCGAGCCAGGCTGCAACGACACCAACATCGCCGGAGTTTCGATGAAGGAGAGGACGAGAGTCTCGGCTCCGGCGTCGAATCGCCACCGTCCTCTCAAAGTGTCGACCTCCTCGGGGCAAAACGTGAGGAAGTTCCGCGGCGTTAGACAGCGGCCGTGGGGGAAATGGGCGGCGGAGATTCGAGATCCGGAGCAGAAGCGGAGGCTTTGGCTCGGGACTTTCGAGACGGCGGAGGAAGCCGCCGTGGTTTATGATAACGCTGCTATTAGACTCCGTGGACCGGACGCTCTAACCAATTTCTCTGTACCGCCTCAATctaaagaagaggaagaaccgGAACCGGTTGTTGATAAACCGGAAAGCAACATTACAACGACAATAACAACATCGAGTACCGAATCAACTGAAGATTTTCAGCATGTTTCATCTCCCACATCGGTTCTCAATCTCCAATCATCATCCGAAGAAATACAACAACCGTTTAAATCAGCTAAACCGGAACCGGAAATTTCGGAAGAATCGTGGTGGCATACCGGGTTTAGTTCCGGTTCAGGTGAATCAGAAGATTCGTTTATGTTGGACAGTACGTTTCTAGACAACTATTTCAACGAATCAACACCGGAGTTTTCAATACTCGATCAACCAATGGGTcaattatttttggaaaatgatATCTTCAGTGATACTTTCTTGGATGAAGAAATTATGATGAACATTGGAGATGAGTTTACTAAAGATATTGGTTCAGTGTTCAGTGAATTTGATGATTCATTGATATCAGATCTGTTAGTCGTTTAAAATCATGAGCGAGAGAATAAGAGAAATCACAGCAAATGTGTATGGTGCGACCAAACAAcaattttgatgtttttttaatttatttaatga
The window above is part of the Brassica napus cultivar Da-Ae chromosome C3, Da-Ae, whole genome shotgun sequence genome. Proteins encoded here:
- the LOC106443358 gene encoding ethylene-responsive transcription factor CRF3-like, which gives rise to MNMMDEELHEYMDFRPLKYSEHKTSVTKYTKTSPETRPDSVKIVRVSVTDPYATDSSSDEEEEGFLFPRRRVRRFVNEIKVEPGCNDTNIAGVSMKERTRVSAPASNRHRPLKVSTSSGQNVRKFRGVRQRPWGKWAAEIRDPEQKRRLWLGTFETAEEAAVVYDNAAIRLRGPDALTNFSVPPQSKEEEEPEPVVDKPESNITTTITTSSTESTEDFQHVSSPTSVLNLQSSSEEIQQPFKSAKPEPEISEESWWHTGFSSGSGESEDSFMLDSTFLDNYFNESTPEFSILDQPMGQLFLENDIFSDTFLDEEIMMNIGDEFTKDIGSVFSEFDDSLISDLLVV